Below is a window of Rhodoglobus vestalii DNA.
CAGCGGCTGGAACACCTCACAGGTCACCGACATGAGATTCATGTTCGGCGGTGCCACCGCCTTCAATCAGGACGTCAGCGGCTGGAACACCTCACAAGTCACCAAAATGGCACGCATGTTTTCGGGCGCGACGTCCATGAACCAGGACCTTGGCGCACTGGACATCACTGGAGTCGTGGCGAATCCCGCTAGCAGCCTGTACGAAATGTTGAGCGGATCGGGTATGACCGACGCGAACTATGCGGCGACTCTCAACGGGTGGGTTACTCAGCCCGTTCAATCAGGACTCACCCTGAGCGCAGGCACGAAAGTTGCCGACACCTGCGCGCGCGTGTACGCGGCGGATACTCTCGGGTGGATCATTACGGATGGTTGGAATACCGCGGCTGTCGATGCCAAGAGGACCGAGTGCGACTCGACCCCGGCCACGATTTCTTGGAGCCCAACTCCAACAACGACGACCAGTTCACCCTTTACCCCGAGCCCAGTGCCCGTAACCTCGGGTGGGCCGGTGTCGTACTCGGTCGAATCCGGGTCCTCCACAACGAGTGATTGTCAGGTGGGGCTCTCGTCGGGTGAGCTCACGTACAGCACCAGCGGCACCTGCACCGTAGTGGCGACGGCCTCTGCCACCTCGACGACGTATCCGGTTTCTACGAGAAAAACCTTCGATCTTGTGCAGTTGCCCCCGGCGAATATCGAGTGGTCAATCAGTGACACTCAGCGTGCTCCCGCCGCATTCGAGTCTCCCTTCACCCCTCCCGTTCTCCCCAGCAGCACCGATGGTGTTTCCATCGCCTACAGTGTGGTCGACGCAGGGACGACTGGCTGCACAGTCAACGCGACGACCGGCGTGATCGGCTACACCGGTGGCGGCGATTGCACGGTTCGTGCGACCACCGGCGCAACCTCGGCCCTGTCGGCGAACTCGCTGGATGTCGTCTTCGAGCTACCTGCTCCCCCGGACGCGCCGGGAACGCCCAGCACGCCGGTGGCTACCGTCAACGGTGGCTCCATCGCGCTGAGCTGGACGGCGCCGACAACAGGGGGTGACCCGGCCGGGTACACGGTGACGAGCAGTCCTGCCGGTGCGGTGTGTGCCATTGTGGGAATGACCGCGTCGTGCACCGGACTCACTGAGGGAGTCAGTTATTCCTTCACGGTGATCGCATTCAACGCCGGGGGGGCAAGCGCCACATCAGCATCGAGTAACACGGTCGTCGTACCGACCAGTGCAGGGGGAGGGTCGGGCGGACTAGCGAATACCGGATTCGAGGCCCAGGGTCTCAGTACCGTCGCGTTGGCACTTCTCATCGCGGGTGCTATCGCCGTGCTCAGCGTGCAAACGACGCGACGCCGCAGGCAGAGTTGACCGGCGCACCGGGACCAAACCCACACGACCACACGGCGACAACCCCACACGGCGACAACCCCACACGGCGACAACCTGGCAGGGCGGTTTCCTGACCTTCGGTAGCGCCGCGGGCAACGATGCTCGACTCAGCTGCGCTTCGGGGGCGTGAGCGTGCGGCGCTCGGGTTGAGGTCGTTGCACAGCGAACTCGCCGCCGACGCGGCCGCTGAGGGGGCGGCCAGTAACCCCCATTTTAAGAGGGCCCACTGTCCGAAATATCCGCAGCAGCCCAGTCTAGGCGCTCCGGCAAATGCAGGAGCTTGAGCAGCTAGTCGACGTGCTCTTGGCGATGGGTCTATATGAAAAGATCCGTGGCGAAGCGGAGCGGGCCGCGAGCACCTGCGAGCACCCGCTAGTCAGAATAAATTCCCGGATCCCCGAATCGCTGTGCGCTGTGTGCTGTGCGCTCAACGACGAGACTCTGATGAGGATGGCAATAGCGAGGCACGTCGCGCCTTGGTGGCATTACATTGCTGATTATGACGATAAACGGTATTCTAAGTCCGGAAAGGATTACTTTTGTCTCAACGTGACCATCCGACGTCCGCTCCGGTCATTGACGCGCTCACAATCCTGGGGTTGCAGATTGCCGCCGGCCGCCGTGACCGGCGTTGGACGGCGGCAGACCTCGCCGATCGTGCGGGAATCTCACCGCGCACGCTTCGCAACGTCGAGCGCGGCTTGCCTTCCGTGTCCATCGGTATCGTGTTTGAGGTTGCGGTGCTTGTCGGCATACCGTTGTACGGCGCGTCAGACGATGAGCTTCGTGATGTGCGACGCCGGGCGGCAGACCGCCTTGCGTTGCTGCCGCAGCGTGTGCGGGAATCAGCATCGGAAGCGGTGAATGATGACTTCTGACACATCACCGCGCGAAGCTTTCGTCTGGGTGTGGTTGCCAGGTGCCGCGCAGCCTGTCGTAGCCGGACGCATTGAAGGTCAAGGTCGAAGCTTCCCTTTCACCTACGGGAAGAGCTATCTGGGACGATCGGATGCGATCGCACTGTATCGACCAGAATTGCCGCTCAAAAGTGGCCGTCAGCAGCCGCTGGTGGGGTTGGACATTGCTGGGTGCCTCGCCGATGGTGGACCGGATTCATGGGGTCGGCGGGTCATCCTCGCACGTCATCTCGGACATCTTGACTCCATGACCGATACTGGCGAACTCAGCCCGCTTAGTTACTTTCTCCAATCAGGCTCCAACCGCATTGGCGGCCTCGACTTTCAGTCCAGTTCTGACGAATACATTCCGCGGTCACCCGACCACCAGGCCACCACCGAGGACTTGGCGCAGGCTTCCGAACGCATCCAAGCTGGCGAACCTCTGGCAGCAGATTTGGGTGAAGCTCTTGTGCGAGGCGCATCCATTGGTGGGGCGCGCCCCAAAGCGATCCTGTTTGATGAGGTTCGTGGCCTCGAAGTCATTGCGAAGTTCTCGATGACGAATGACGTGTATCCCGCAATTCAGGCGGAGGCTGTGGCGATGGAACTTGGTCGACGGGTAGGACTGAACGTCGCCGCTACCCGAGTGACGCAGGCGGCCGGTCGTTACACACTGCTGGTCGACCGTTTCGACCGAACGGTCGGAGGCGGACGCAAGATCATGGTTTCTGCTTTAACGATGTTGGGGTTGAACGAAATGATTGCCCCGCGTTCCAGCTCCTATGTCGTGTTTGCCGACCTGATGCGCCGAAATTTCAAGGGCGGTGGTGCAGCACGCAGGGAACTGTTCCGCCGGATAGTGTTCAACATTGCGGTGGGCAACACTGACGATCACGCACGCAACCATGCAGCGTTCTGGGACGGCAATCATCTGGAAATGACCCCGGCCTATGACATTGCACCCCAGATCCGTTCTGGCAACGATGTAAACCAGGCAATGACCATTTCTCGATCGGGTGACAGGCGATCTCGATTTTCCACCTGCATCGCCGCGGCAGGCGAATATGGGCTCGGTCCCGCAGAGGCCATAGACATTGTTGACCACGTGAAGCAAGTGGTGAATGACGAATGGGATGATGCTGCGGACGTCACAGAACTCAGCTCCCTAGTGCGGCAACAACTCTGGACTCGGTCAATTCTTAATCCATCAATCGAATGGGAATGGGACTAGGACTAGTGTGAGCCTGCCGGTGGCAACATCGCGGCACACATTCGCCGATACCTCCGCTACGACACCGCGACCACACCACATCAAACCTGCACCCCTATCCAGGCAGATCCTCGCTCTCACCGGCCAGCTCGAAACCCTCGCTCTGGCAAAGAAACCCGCCACCGTCAAACCACCCGTGAACCGGGCCTGGAACGCCTAACCCTGCCGGAGGTTTCCACTTGAGGCAACGATCAACCTTCCCGGAGGTATTGACATGAGGCAACAGGCCAGTGCTCGTTGCCCCGCGAGGCCCTAAATTTGGACAACGTGGCGTTCTCACGAGCCTCGACCCTATTTAAAGGCGGGACGTGACCGACGCCAATCCGACATCCGTACTCCGTGGGGAGTAGCGCTGTGTGCGCCGCCAAGCCGATGTGGCATCCACGGTCGGCAACTAGCATCGAAGCATGCCCCCATCCGGTCGATCATCTCGCTCAGCCAGCGCAATCGCTGACGCCATGGTGAAGGGGGGAGGCTTCGGGTTTCCGCGCTCTCGACGTTCCGCGCTACTGCGGGTGTGGGTGCCGGTGCTTGTTTCTTTGGGCGTTCAGGTGCCGGTGACGGTGATCAACGTTGTGCGCGTTAACGACTTCGGTTTGTCCGGGATCGTTCTTGTTCTGCTTGCCATTGTTGGCCCCGTTCTGTTGATCTGGGCTCGCCAGTATCCGGGGCCGATCGTCGCCGCACTCTCTGTGCTGGGTGCCGCGGAATTCTTGCTCGGATACTCCGTGATTTCTTCGCCGTATGTGGCCCTCGCCTTTGCCATTGTGATTGCGGTGTCACACGGTGCACGCACCTGGACCTGGATTTCGCTGATCGTGGTGTGGGAGGCGACCCTGCTTGCTGCTCTCCTAGCTGGTATTGCGCTTGAACCGCCGCGCATTGTCGTCACAACCCTTGGGCTGCTGCTGGTGCTGGGGTTTGCGGAATCGTATCGCCGTCGTGGTGAACAGTTTGTCCAGTTTCAGCAGGCGTTTGCTGACCGTCGGGATGCTGAACTGCGGGCCGAACGCGTTCGCATTGCTCGCGAACTTCACGACGTTTTGGCGCACTCACTCAGCCAAATCAATGTGCAAGCGGGGGTTGGTCTCCACCTCATGCACAAGCAGCCCGAGCAGGCGGAAGCGGCCCTGGCGAGCATCAAAAGTTCAAGCAAAGACGCGCTTGATGAGGTGCGGTCACTGTTGGGGATGCTGCGCACAGAAACCCCCGGCGATGGCAACGGCGCAGACAGTGACAATTCTGTGCCGCCAGTGCCCGAACCCGACCTTTCACGGTTGAGCAGTCTCGTGGAGTCGGTGCGCTCCCGGGGGCTCACCGTGCAACTGTTGTGCGAGGTGACACCCGAAACCCCGGCAGCCGTGCAGCTTGCGCTGTATCGCATCGTGCAAGAATCGCTGACCAACATTGTTCGACATGCGAAAGCAACGCAGGTAGACGTCAGCGTCAGTTACGGCGAGGCCGACTACCTCGTTACGATTGCCGACAACGGCGTGGGAATAGACACCGCCGCACATAGTGAGGGGCGAGGCTTGCTGGGCATGCGTGAACGAGTTGACCTCTTGGGGGGATCCTTGCGACTCGGCGAATCGACGGTGGGGGGCGCACTCGTGACGGCCCGTATTCCGCGCCGCGCGGCATCCGCATGATTCGGGTGGTTGTTGCGGACGATCAGCAACTGATTCGTGCAGGGTTCCGCAGTTTGCTAAACGCCGAAGACGACATTGAGGTTGTGGGCGAGGCGGCGACCGGCACCGACGTCGTTGCTGTGGTGCGACGTGAGCGCCCGGATGTGGTGCTGATGGATATCCGGATGCCTGACGGCGATGGTCTGTGGGCGACCGAGCAGATTGCTACTTTTCCGGAACTTGCCGCGACCCGCATCGTTGTGGTGACGACATTCGAAGTCGATGAGTATGTGGCTCGCGCAATCAGGGCGGGAGCGAGCGGCTTTTTGGTGAAAGACACGGAGCCCGTTGAGTTGATCCGGGCCGTGCGTGTGGTGGCGGCGGGGGATGCGCTGCTCAGCCCCGGGGTGACGAAACGGCTGCTCGCCCGATTTGCGGCAGGCTCTGCGGCAGCCTTCGATGACAGCATTCTCACGGCCATCACTGTTCGCGAGCGCGAAGTTCTTGCCCTCGTTGGTTTGGGGCTCACGAACGCTGAGATTGGCCAGAAACTTTTCCTGAGTCCGCTCACCGCCAAAACCCACGTCTCGCGCATTATGGCCAAACTCATGGCACGCGATCGAGTTCAGCTCGTGGTGATCGCCTACGAGACTGGGCTCGTTGCTTCCGGGCGGGCGGTGTGAGCACGAGACAACCCGCCAGATCGCCCGAGGTCGCTGCCGCAATTCGATCAAGTTTCGCGGTCGGTTTGGCTGTTGCAGCGTACGGGATCTCGTTTGGTGCACTCGCGGTTGCTGCCGGTTTAGATGTTTGGCAGGCCTGTGTGTTGAGCCTGCTGATGTTCTCTGGTGGTTCCCAGTTCGCACTTGTCGGTGTTCTTGCTACGGGTGGCGCGTCGGCCGGTGGTGCCGCCATCGCCAGTGCTGTCTTGCTCGGAACCCGCAATTCGCTGTATGCGCTGAGGGTGGCCCCCATGATTGGTCCGGGCCTGGTGAAACGGTTACTGGCCGGGCATTGGACGATCGACGAGACCACGGCGGTCTCCACAGCACAGCCCACTCTTGCTGGCCAACGCGCGGGCTTCTGGTGGACCGGCATCGTCATCTACGTCGGGTGGAATCTGACGACGCTAGTCGGTGCACTGATCGGTGACCAGCTGGGGGATGTGAGGCAGTACGGTCTCGATGCCGCCGCGGCCGCCGCGTTCCTTGGTTTGCTGTGGCCGCGTCTGAAGCAGCTTCAGCCCATCGTCGTCGCTGTTGGTGCCGCCGTTGTGGCGGCCGCTCTGATGCCTATCCTTCCTGCGGGGTTGCCCGTTCTTGCCGCTGCTCTGGTCGCGGTGGTGGTGGGGCTCGTCAACCTCTTCGGTACCCGCGAAAGTGATCTCGCCGAAGCCGAGCCCGATCCGATGGGGGAACGATGACTATCTGGCATATTGTGCTGCTCGCCTCGATCGCTGTGCTCGCTCTCAAGCTTGCTGGCTTCGCAGTGCCTGCGGCGTGGGCGGAGAAACCGACGGCGGCGCGGCTCGCTAACCTGCTTACCGTTGCGCTACTGTCGGCGCTGGTTGTCGTGCAGACTTTTGGTTCGACCCGAGGCTTCGAAGTGGATGCTCGGCTGCCGGCAATCGCCCTCGCCGCGGTTCTATTCGCACTGCGGGTGCCGTTCATCCTTGTCATTATTGCCGCAGCTCTGGTTGCTGCAGCAATTCGTGCGTTCAGCTAGACGCCGTGCTGCTGGGCATCGTGCTACTAGGCATCGAGGTGTTCTTCGGTCGATAGCCACGACTTGCCTGGGTGACCCCAGCCCTGTTTACGGATCGCTTTCGCGGCGGCCTTGGCCTCGGGTTCGCGGAGCCGATCCGCATAAAGTACGCCATCGAGATGGTCGTATTCGTGTTGGAAAATACGGGCGAGCCAGCCCGATGCTTCAATCTCGAATGGGTTCTGGTCGAGATCTACGGCGCGCAGTATGACGCGATCGGCCCGCACTAACTCGAATCGTTCGCCGGGAATGGACAGGCACCCCTCTTCATCCGCTTCGCTTAGCTCGCTTAGGGGGGTGGGGCTCTGCCAGAGCTCCGGATTGATGGCAACTCCGCGCCAGTGCGTGTCGTCGTCGCCAATCCAGTCGTAGACGAATACGCGCTGCGAAACACCCACTTGGGGTGCGGCAAGTCCGACCCCGGGAGCCTCTTCCATGGTCTCGAACATGTCGCCAACCAGCGTGCGTAGGCTGCTATCGAAGGTAGTCACCGGCGTTGCCGGGGTGTGGAGCACCGGGTCACCGGTGATAATGATGGGAAGAACGGCCATGTGCTCAGAATATCCCGGGTGAACCTAGTACATTTGACGGGTGCCGCCGGACATTCTTGACCTCACCGATCAGATCAGTCTTACTCCAACTCAGGCGGTCGGCATCCCTCTGGCACTCATTGGCGCAATTCTTTTGTCGTTGGGGGCGCAGTTTCAGCATCGTGGTGTGGCCCGCATGGAGCA
It encodes the following:
- the def gene encoding peptide deformylase, which encodes MAVLPIIITGDPVLHTPATPVTTFDSSLRTLVGDMFETMEEAPGVGLAAPQVGVSQRVFVYDWIGDDDTHWRGVAINPELWQSPTPLSELSEADEEGCLSIPGERFELVRADRVILRAVDLDQNPFEIEASGWLARIFQHEYDHLDGVLYADRLREPEAKAAAKAIRKQGWGHPGKSWLSTEEHLDA
- a CDS encoding AzlC family ABC transporter permease, translating into MSTRQPARSPEVAAAIRSSFAVGLAVAAYGISFGALAVAAGLDVWQACVLSLLMFSGGSQFALVGVLATGGASAGGAAIASAVLLGTRNSLYALRVAPMIGPGLVKRLLAGHWTIDETTAVSTAQPTLAGQRAGFWWTGIVIYVGWNLTTLVGALIGDQLGDVRQYGLDAAAAAAFLGLLWPRLKQLQPIVVAVGAAVVAAALMPILPAGLPVLAAALVAVVVGLVNLFGTRESDLAEAEPDPMGER
- a CDS encoding response regulator transcription factor; its protein translation is MIRVVVADDQQLIRAGFRSLLNAEDDIEVVGEAATGTDVVAVVRRERPDVVLMDIRMPDGDGLWATEQIATFPELAATRIVVVTTFEVDEYVARAIRAGASGFLVKDTEPVELIRAVRVVAAGDALLSPGVTKRLLARFAAGSAAAFDDSILTAITVREREVLALVGLGLTNAEIGQKLFLSPLTAKTHVSRIMAKLMARDRVQLVVIAYETGLVASGRAV
- a CDS encoding BspA family leucine-rich repeat surface protein, which produces MLLLLVSALVLPAVVAPTSAAHALGDPDDIEVTWVWDNTGSTRPTPGIALENYQDIELVWTRERSGVPAVSYSTVPANDLTATLVLFMPNLSSGGIGLTSIGPFQNGDVVTVTVSGTSINSQVLRMSLGQFSGASTLIDIASAKFVSEVVSLGTLGLTSLKSAFLKTPNFQMTASLPPTVTDLQAAFQQSGVVSPGVGAWDVSQVTNLSSTFTSTDSFNEDLSGWNTSNVTRMNGIFGLAKAFNQDISGWNTSQVTLMSLMFFGAEAFNQDISGWNTSQVTDMVNMFRNAVAFNQDISGWNTSQVTDMRFMFGGATAFNQDVSGWNTSQVTKMARMFSGATSMNQDLGALDITGVVANPASSLYEMLSGSGMTDANYAATLNGWVTQPVQSGLTLSAGTKVADTCARVYAADTLGWIITDGWNTAAVDAKRTECDSTPATISWSPTPTTTTSSPFTPSPVPVTSGGPVSYSVESGSSTTSDCQVGLSSGELTYSTSGTCTVVATASATSTTYPVSTRKTFDLVQLPPANIEWSISDTQRAPAAFESPFTPPVLPSSTDGVSIAYSVVDAGTTGCTVNATTGVIGYTGGGDCTVRATTGATSALSANSLDVVFELPAPPDAPGTPSTPVATVNGGSIALSWTAPTTGGDPAGYTVTSSPAGAVCAIVGMTASCTGLTEGVSYSFTVIAFNAGGASATSASSNTVVVPTSAGGGSGGLANTGFEAQGLSTVALALLIAGAIAVLSVQTTRRRRQS
- a CDS encoding sensor histidine kinase, coding for MPPSGRSSRSASAIADAMVKGGGFGFPRSRRSALLRVWVPVLVSLGVQVPVTVINVVRVNDFGLSGIVLVLLAIVGPVLLIWARQYPGPIVAALSVLGAAEFLLGYSVISSPYVALAFAIVIAVSHGARTWTWISLIVVWEATLLAALLAGIALEPPRIVVTTLGLLLVLGFAESYRRRGEQFVQFQQAFADRRDAELRAERVRIARELHDVLAHSLSQINVQAGVGLHLMHKQPEQAEAALASIKSSSKDALDEVRSLLGMLRTETPGDGNGADSDNSVPPVPEPDLSRLSSLVESVRSRGLTVQLLCEVTPETPAAVQLALYRIVQESLTNIVRHAKATQVDVSVSYGEADYLVTIADNGVGIDTAAHSEGRGLLGMRERVDLLGGSLRLGESTVGGALVTARIPRRAASA
- a CDS encoding helix-turn-helix transcriptional regulator; this translates as MSQRDHPTSAPVIDALTILGLQIAAGRRDRRWTAADLADRAGISPRTLRNVERGLPSVSIGIVFEVAVLVGIPLYGASDDELRDVRRRAADRLALLPQRVRESASEAVNDDF
- a CDS encoding type II toxin-antitoxin system HipA family toxin, whose translation is MTSDTSPREAFVWVWLPGAAQPVVAGRIEGQGRSFPFTYGKSYLGRSDAIALYRPELPLKSGRQQPLVGLDIAGCLADGGPDSWGRRVILARHLGHLDSMTDTGELSPLSYFLQSGSNRIGGLDFQSSSDEYIPRSPDHQATTEDLAQASERIQAGEPLAADLGEALVRGASIGGARPKAILFDEVRGLEVIAKFSMTNDVYPAIQAEAVAMELGRRVGLNVAATRVTQAAGRYTLLVDRFDRTVGGGRKIMVSALTMLGLNEMIAPRSSSYVVFADLMRRNFKGGGAARRELFRRIVFNIAVGNTDDHARNHAAFWDGNHLEMTPAYDIAPQIRSGNDVNQAMTISRSGDRRSRFSTCIAAAGEYGLGPAEAIDIVDHVKQVVNDEWDDAADVTELSSLVRQQLWTRSILNPSIEWEWD
- a CDS encoding AzlD domain-containing protein — encoded protein: MTIWHIVLLASIAVLALKLAGFAVPAAWAEKPTAARLANLLTVALLSALVVVQTFGSTRGFEVDARLPAIALAAVLFALRVPFILVIIAAALVAAAIRAFS